In Antechinus flavipes isolate AdamAnt ecotype Samford, QLD, Australia chromosome 3, AdamAnt_v2, whole genome shotgun sequence, a genomic segment contains:
- the PERM1 gene encoding PGC-1 and ERR-induced regulator in muscle protein 1 isoform X2 codes for MENFEYSIQLSDKDWADFSAAAEECGLLQAALASGDEPLSSDIEQGDSSGSSPPGPPPPRLLRVRAGSPPTESLLAVLSGRPLAAAQGGCSGSEEEEGPDARLVSRFRCERVLAPGAGQQTQRTSTQLEEQLPSAVLCPEQLAPALLPQPGVQGGEMQKSSRGAAAQLAEAGGRSGKDPPGQEQPNSLVPADGKRSPREPNPGASPRSPGKKKRRSVAAKGSGSPKAQDSKRQGPPSPSLPLSGSQPDKGPSHLAPAGLEEDGPGAEPPAGAAGLGTRASCGADPLGPSSSPVPGPRPSPPAPGPEAGPAPPERPFSDLAPPASKTVNVSTPTPIPEAGENLSTPVSFPEKGVNLSGVASEAEPGCDPSIPVSKEKLHRNVFTPDNETNSEVGFPTPVPKSEPQRHRSTLVLLPEAEVPKAQPNVNMSTPAPQLQSAVDVSTPDLKAEPDRNPSASAPRARAAVDVSTPDLKAEPDRNPSASAPRARADVDVSTPDLKAEPDRNPSASAPRARADVDVSTPDLKAEPDRNRSASAPRARADVDVSTPAQVTKSFDSPAPREPQGEPEEGAPLSPGPPGAPSQGTAPATQSPGIAAPGRAPRRKKVRFSGVTSSPGEDSAPASPSADKAAPESPRTLGGGRGGPRAWDAVAVGSRPQPRILKHPPCPSALARESAGPREDFALTLPEAYDYFFCDTIVEEEEEEEEEDFPADVQWPEVCEYFFRDGRLPAPAPALQAPARGAPVPISIPEAYEHFFGEQELLAPADKQTRGPERAPLLVWPGGPAPEEQGPWKAEELGLSMSLEGEQRAPLIPITFNQNDMCLGFVAFATWAVRTSDLHAPDAWKTVLLANIGALSAIRYFRRQAREGRPNP; via the exons ATGGAGAACTTTGAGTACAGCATCCAGCTGAGTGACAAGGACTGGGCCGACTTCTCGGCGGCCGCGGAGGAGTGCGGCCTTCTGCAGGCGGCTCTGGCTTCGGGGGACGAGCCCCTCTCCAGTGACATTGAGCAGGGGGACAGCAGCGGCAGCAGCCCCCCCGGCCCCCCTCCCCCGCGACTCCTCCGGGTGCGAGCAGGCAGCCCCCCAACCGAGAGCCTGCTGGCGGTCCTGAGCGGCCGGCCCTTGGCCGCGGCCCAGGGGGGCTGCTCTGGCAGCGAGGAGGAGGAGGGCCCAGACGCCCGCCTGGTCAGCAGGTTTCGGTGTGAGCGTGTCCTGGCCCCGGGGGCCGGTCAGCAGACTCAGCGCACGTCCACCCAGCTGGAGGAGCAGCTGCCCTCGGCTGTCCTCTGCCCCGAGCAGCTCGCTCCCGCCCTGCTGCCTCAGCCCGGTGTCCAGGGTGGCGAGATGCAGAAGTCCTCGCGGGGGGCCGCCGCCCAGCTCGCCGAGGCCGGGGGTCGCTCGGGGAAGGACCCCCCCGGCCAAGAGCAGCCCAACAGCCTCGTTCCGGCCGACGGGAAGAGATCTCCCCGCGAGCCCAACCCCGGCGCCTCCCCCCGGAGCCCAGGGAAGAAGAAGCGGAGGTCAGTGGCCGCCAAGGGAAGTGGATCCCCGAAAGCTCAGGACTCCAAAAGACAGGGCCCCCCCAGCCCCTCGCTGCCCCTTTCTGGGAGCCAGCCGGACAAGGGCCCCAGCCACTTGGCTCCGGCTGGCCTGGAGGAGGATGGTCCGGGAGCGGAGCCGCCGGCCGGAGCGGCTGGACTGGGAACCAGAGCCAGCTGTGGGGCAGACCCACTGGGCCCATCCTCCTCCCCCGTCCCGGGCCCGAGGCCCTCTCCCCCTGCGCCGGGTCCGGAGGCAGGACCCGCCCCCCCAGAACGGCCCTTCTCAGATCTGGCTCCTCCTGCCTCAAAGACAGTGAATGTGTCTACACCTACCCCAATTCCGGAAGCAGGAGAAAACTTGTCTACACCTGTCTCCTTCCCTGAGAAGGGAGTGAACTTGTCTGGTGTGGCCTCTGAGGCTGAGCCAGGCTGTGATCCGTCTATACCTGTCTCCAAAGAGAAGCTGCACAGGAATGTGTTTACACCTGATAACGAGACCAATTCAGAAGTCGGCTTCCCTACTCCTGTCCCCAAGTCGGAACCCCAACGCCATCGGTCTACACTTGTTCTCTTGCCTGAGGCAGAGGTACCCAAGGCCCAGCCAAATGTGAATATGTCTACACctgctccccagctccagtcAGCAGTGGATGTGTCTACACCTGACCTCAAGGCCGAGCCAGACAGGAACCCCTCTGCTTCTGCCCCCAGAGCCAGGGCAGCAGTGGATGTGTCTACACCTGACCTCAAGGCCGAGCCAGACAGGAACCCCTCTGCTTCTGCCCCCAGAGCCAGGGCTGATGTGGATGTGTCTACACCTGACCTCAAGGCCGAGCCAGACAGGAACCCCTCTGCTTCTGCCCCCAGAGCCAGGGCTGATGTGGATGTGTCTACACCTGACCTCAAGGCCGAGCCAGACAGGAATCGCTCTGCTTCTGCCCCCAGAGCCAGGGCTGACGTGGATGTGTCTACACCCGCCCAAGTTACTAAGAGTTTCGATTCCCCGGCTCCACGGGAGCCCCAGGGGGAGCCTGAGGAAGGGGCTCCCTTGTCTCCAGGCCCCCCGGGGGCCCCTTCACAGGGCACAGCTCCAGCCACGCAGTCCCCGGGCATCGCGGCCCCGGGCCGAGCTCCGAGGAGGAAGAAAGTCCGTTTTTCAGGGGTGACCAGCTCCCCCGGGGAGGACTCCGCCCCAGCCTCCCCATCGGCGGACAAGGCTGCGCCAGAGAGCCCTCGGACTTTGGGCGGGGGCCGGGGGGGCCCCAGAGCCTGGGACGCCGTGGCCGTGGGCTCGCGCCCCCAGCCGCGGATTCTGAAGCACCCGCCCTGCCCCTCGGCCTTGGCCAGGGAGTCGGCGGGACCCCGGGAGGACTTTGCCCTGACCCTCCCTGAGGCCTATGACTACTTTTTCTGTGACACCAtcgtggaggaggaggaggaggaggaggaggaggacttcCCGGCCGACGTGCAGTGGCCTGAGGTGTGTGAATATTTTTTCCGGGACGGCCGACTCCCCGCCCCAGCACCCGCTCTCCAGGCGCCTGCTCGGGGTGCTCCGGTCCCCATCTCCATCCCGGAGGCCTACGAACACTTTTTTGGGGAGCAGGAGCTGCTGGCCCCGGCCGACAAGCAGACCCGGGGGCCCGAGCGGGCTCCCCTCCTGGTCTGGCCCGGGGGCCCCGCTCCTGAAGAACAGGGCCCATGGAAAGCGGAGGAGCTGGGCCTGAGCATGAGCCTTGAAG GGGAGCAGAGGGCTCCACTCATCCCCATCACCTTTAACCAGAATGACATGTGTCTGGGGTTCGTGGCCTTCGCCACGTGGGCCGTGAGGACTTCGGACCTTCATGCGCCAGATGCCTGGAAAACAG TGTTGCTGGCCAACATCGGCGCCCTCTCGGCCATTCGATACTTCCGGAGGCAGGCGAGGGAAGGACGCCCGAACCCGTAG
- the PERM1 gene encoding PGC-1 and ERR-induced regulator in muscle protein 1 isoform X1 has product MPSIKLWGPRMENFEYSIQLSDKDWADFSAAAEECGLLQAALASGDEPLSSDIEQGDSSGSSPPGPPPPRLLRVRAGSPPTESLLAVLSGRPLAAAQGGCSGSEEEEGPDARLVSRFRCERVLAPGAGQQTQRTSTQLEEQLPSAVLCPEQLAPALLPQPGVQGGEMQKSSRGAAAQLAEAGGRSGKDPPGQEQPNSLVPADGKRSPREPNPGASPRSPGKKKRRSVAAKGSGSPKAQDSKRQGPPSPSLPLSGSQPDKGPSHLAPAGLEEDGPGAEPPAGAAGLGTRASCGADPLGPSSSPVPGPRPSPPAPGPEAGPAPPERPFSDLAPPASKTVNVSTPTPIPEAGENLSTPVSFPEKGVNLSGVASEAEPGCDPSIPVSKEKLHRNVFTPDNETNSEVGFPTPVPKSEPQRHRSTLVLLPEAEVPKAQPNVNMSTPAPQLQSAVDVSTPDLKAEPDRNPSASAPRARAAVDVSTPDLKAEPDRNPSASAPRARADVDVSTPDLKAEPDRNPSASAPRARADVDVSTPDLKAEPDRNRSASAPRARADVDVSTPAQVTKSFDSPAPREPQGEPEEGAPLSPGPPGAPSQGTAPATQSPGIAAPGRAPRRKKVRFSGVTSSPGEDSAPASPSADKAAPESPRTLGGGRGGPRAWDAVAVGSRPQPRILKHPPCPSALARESAGPREDFALTLPEAYDYFFCDTIVEEEEEEEEEDFPADVQWPEVCEYFFRDGRLPAPAPALQAPARGAPVPISIPEAYEHFFGEQELLAPADKQTRGPERAPLLVWPGGPAPEEQGPWKAEELGLSMSLEGEQRAPLIPITFNQNDMCLGFVAFATWAVRTSDLHAPDAWKTVLLANIGALSAIRYFRRQAREGRPNP; this is encoded by the exons ATGCCCTCCATCAAGCTGTGGGGACCCAG AATGGAGAACTTTGAGTACAGCATCCAGCTGAGTGACAAGGACTGGGCCGACTTCTCGGCGGCCGCGGAGGAGTGCGGCCTTCTGCAGGCGGCTCTGGCTTCGGGGGACGAGCCCCTCTCCAGTGACATTGAGCAGGGGGACAGCAGCGGCAGCAGCCCCCCCGGCCCCCCTCCCCCGCGACTCCTCCGGGTGCGAGCAGGCAGCCCCCCAACCGAGAGCCTGCTGGCGGTCCTGAGCGGCCGGCCCTTGGCCGCGGCCCAGGGGGGCTGCTCTGGCAGCGAGGAGGAGGAGGGCCCAGACGCCCGCCTGGTCAGCAGGTTTCGGTGTGAGCGTGTCCTGGCCCCGGGGGCCGGTCAGCAGACTCAGCGCACGTCCACCCAGCTGGAGGAGCAGCTGCCCTCGGCTGTCCTCTGCCCCGAGCAGCTCGCTCCCGCCCTGCTGCCTCAGCCCGGTGTCCAGGGTGGCGAGATGCAGAAGTCCTCGCGGGGGGCCGCCGCCCAGCTCGCCGAGGCCGGGGGTCGCTCGGGGAAGGACCCCCCCGGCCAAGAGCAGCCCAACAGCCTCGTTCCGGCCGACGGGAAGAGATCTCCCCGCGAGCCCAACCCCGGCGCCTCCCCCCGGAGCCCAGGGAAGAAGAAGCGGAGGTCAGTGGCCGCCAAGGGAAGTGGATCCCCGAAAGCTCAGGACTCCAAAAGACAGGGCCCCCCCAGCCCCTCGCTGCCCCTTTCTGGGAGCCAGCCGGACAAGGGCCCCAGCCACTTGGCTCCGGCTGGCCTGGAGGAGGATGGTCCGGGAGCGGAGCCGCCGGCCGGAGCGGCTGGACTGGGAACCAGAGCCAGCTGTGGGGCAGACCCACTGGGCCCATCCTCCTCCCCCGTCCCGGGCCCGAGGCCCTCTCCCCCTGCGCCGGGTCCGGAGGCAGGACCCGCCCCCCCAGAACGGCCCTTCTCAGATCTGGCTCCTCCTGCCTCAAAGACAGTGAATGTGTCTACACCTACCCCAATTCCGGAAGCAGGAGAAAACTTGTCTACACCTGTCTCCTTCCCTGAGAAGGGAGTGAACTTGTCTGGTGTGGCCTCTGAGGCTGAGCCAGGCTGTGATCCGTCTATACCTGTCTCCAAAGAGAAGCTGCACAGGAATGTGTTTACACCTGATAACGAGACCAATTCAGAAGTCGGCTTCCCTACTCCTGTCCCCAAGTCGGAACCCCAACGCCATCGGTCTACACTTGTTCTCTTGCCTGAGGCAGAGGTACCCAAGGCCCAGCCAAATGTGAATATGTCTACACctgctccccagctccagtcAGCAGTGGATGTGTCTACACCTGACCTCAAGGCCGAGCCAGACAGGAACCCCTCTGCTTCTGCCCCCAGAGCCAGGGCAGCAGTGGATGTGTCTACACCTGACCTCAAGGCCGAGCCAGACAGGAACCCCTCTGCTTCTGCCCCCAGAGCCAGGGCTGATGTGGATGTGTCTACACCTGACCTCAAGGCCGAGCCAGACAGGAACCCCTCTGCTTCTGCCCCCAGAGCCAGGGCTGATGTGGATGTGTCTACACCTGACCTCAAGGCCGAGCCAGACAGGAATCGCTCTGCTTCTGCCCCCAGAGCCAGGGCTGACGTGGATGTGTCTACACCCGCCCAAGTTACTAAGAGTTTCGATTCCCCGGCTCCACGGGAGCCCCAGGGGGAGCCTGAGGAAGGGGCTCCCTTGTCTCCAGGCCCCCCGGGGGCCCCTTCACAGGGCACAGCTCCAGCCACGCAGTCCCCGGGCATCGCGGCCCCGGGCCGAGCTCCGAGGAGGAAGAAAGTCCGTTTTTCAGGGGTGACCAGCTCCCCCGGGGAGGACTCCGCCCCAGCCTCCCCATCGGCGGACAAGGCTGCGCCAGAGAGCCCTCGGACTTTGGGCGGGGGCCGGGGGGGCCCCAGAGCCTGGGACGCCGTGGCCGTGGGCTCGCGCCCCCAGCCGCGGATTCTGAAGCACCCGCCCTGCCCCTCGGCCTTGGCCAGGGAGTCGGCGGGACCCCGGGAGGACTTTGCCCTGACCCTCCCTGAGGCCTATGACTACTTTTTCTGTGACACCAtcgtggaggaggaggaggaggaggaggaggaggacttcCCGGCCGACGTGCAGTGGCCTGAGGTGTGTGAATATTTTTTCCGGGACGGCCGACTCCCCGCCCCAGCACCCGCTCTCCAGGCGCCTGCTCGGGGTGCTCCGGTCCCCATCTCCATCCCGGAGGCCTACGAACACTTTTTTGGGGAGCAGGAGCTGCTGGCCCCGGCCGACAAGCAGACCCGGGGGCCCGAGCGGGCTCCCCTCCTGGTCTGGCCCGGGGGCCCCGCTCCTGAAGAACAGGGCCCATGGAAAGCGGAGGAGCTGGGCCTGAGCATGAGCCTTGAAG GGGAGCAGAGGGCTCCACTCATCCCCATCACCTTTAACCAGAATGACATGTGTCTGGGGTTCGTGGCCTTCGCCACGTGGGCCGTGAGGACTTCGGACCTTCATGCGCCAGATGCCTGGAAAACAG TGTTGCTGGCCAACATCGGCGCCCTCTCGGCCATTCGATACTTCCGGAGGCAGGCGAGGGAAGGACGCCCGAACCCGTAG